In Leptospira saintgironsiae, one genomic interval encodes:
- a CDS encoding phosphoadenylyl-sulfate reductase produces the protein MSPSDLEAKLKGLSLEDSLAKISQEFPGQAVFSTSFGLEDQVITHSIYSQNLDIRIFTLDTGRLFTETYELHKRTNGMYGKRIQTFFPDAQAVEDLINEKGPDSFYDSIENRKECCHIRKVVPLNRALEGAKIWITGIRNDQSGSRENLTKVELDAGRDILKFHPILDWSWENVQQYVQDKHIPYNPLHDKGYPSIGCAPCTRAVMAGEDFRAGRWWWENESTKECGLHWVDGKLVRKKGSEV, from the coding sequence ATGAGTCCATCCGATCTGGAAGCAAAATTAAAAGGTCTGAGTTTAGAAGATTCTTTGGCGAAAATCTCCCAAGAATTTCCGGGACAAGCAGTGTTCTCTACTAGCTTCGGTCTAGAAGATCAGGTAATTACTCACTCAATCTATTCCCAAAATTTGGACATTCGTATCTTTACATTGGATACAGGTAGATTGTTCACCGAAACTTACGAACTTCATAAACGTACGAATGGAATGTATGGTAAACGTATCCAAACATTCTTCCCAGATGCACAAGCGGTAGAAGATCTTATTAATGAGAAGGGCCCCGATTCCTTCTATGATTCTATAGAAAATAGAAAAGAATGTTGTCATATTCGCAAAGTTGTCCCTTTAAACAGAGCTTTAGAGGGAGCAAAAATTTGGATCACCGGAATTCGTAACGATCAATCCGGTTCCAGAGAAAATTTAACTAAAGTGGAGTTGGATGCAGGAAGGGATATTTTGAAATTCCATCCTATCCTGGATTGGTCTTGGGAGAATGTACAACAGTACGTTCAAGACAAACATATTCCATATAATCCTCTTCATGATAAGGGATATCCCAGTATCGGATGCGCTCCTTGTACGAGAGCGGTCATGGCGGGCGAAGATTTTAGAGCCGGCCGTTGGTGGTGGGAGAATGAATCCACGAAAGAATGCGGACTGCATTGGGTGGATGGAAAACTGGTAAGAAAAAAAGGATCAGAAGTATGA
- the cysD gene encoding sulfate adenylyltransferase subunit CysD → MTTRTRLSHLQQLEAESIYILREVAAQFERPALLFSGGKDSITLVHLALKAFRPGKFPFPLVHIDTGHNFPEALQFRDDLANRIGEKLIVRYVQDSIDQGKAVEEKGKFPSRNAIQTVTLLDTIEEFKFDACIGGARRDEEKARAKERVFSVRDEFGSWDPKLQRPELWNIYNGKIHVGENVRVFPISNWTELDVWEYIKSENIPLPSLYFSHRRQIVWRENVVFPVSEFVTLDSSDKVEEKTVRFRTVGDMTCTAAVESEANSLDDIIREIQTSRTTERGSRLDDKRSEAAMEERKRGGYF, encoded by the coding sequence ATGACGACTAGAACTCGATTGTCGCATCTCCAACAACTAGAAGCGGAGTCCATTTATATACTTAGGGAAGTAGCCGCTCAATTTGAAAGACCTGCGCTTTTATTTTCAGGGGGGAAGGACTCGATCACTTTGGTGCATCTTGCGCTAAAAGCTTTCCGTCCAGGAAAATTCCCATTTCCTTTGGTTCATATTGATACAGGGCATAACTTTCCAGAAGCATTACAATTTCGTGATGATCTTGCAAACCGTATCGGAGAAAAACTGATCGTTAGATACGTTCAGGATTCCATAGACCAAGGAAAAGCTGTAGAGGAAAAAGGAAAATTCCCAAGCAGGAACGCAATCCAAACAGTTACATTATTAGATACTATCGAAGAATTCAAATTTGATGCATGTATAGGCGGAGCTAGAAGGGACGAAGAAAAGGCACGCGCGAAAGAAAGAGTATTCTCCGTGCGCGATGAATTCGGAAGCTGGGACCCTAAACTGCAAAGACCAGAACTTTGGAATATTTATAATGGAAAGATCCATGTAGGAGAGAACGTAAGAGTTTTCCCTATTAGTAACTGGACGGAGCTGGATGTTTGGGAATATATCAAATCAGAAAATATCCCTCTTCCTTCATTATATTTCTCTCATAGAAGACAAATTGTATGGAGAGAAAATGTAGTATTCCCTGTTTCAGAATTCGTGACCTTAGATTCTTCCGATAAGGTAGAAGAGAAAACTGTACGTTTCAGAACTGTTGGTGATATGACTTGTACTGCAGCAGTAGAATCTGAAGCAAATTCCTTAGATGATATTATTCGTGAGATCCAAACTTCCAGAACAACTGAAAGAGGATCCAGATTGGACGATAAGCGTTCCGAAGCTGCGATGGAAGAACGCAAAAGAGGCGGTTACTTCTGA
- a CDS encoding sulfate adenylyltransferase subunit 1 — protein MDLLRFITAGSVDDGKSTLIGRLLYDSKSVFQDQLEAIEKTGQVNGQINLALLTDGLKAEREQGITIDVAYKYFSTPKRKFIIADAPGHIQYTRNMVTGASNSELAIILIDSRKGVIEQTYRHSYIASLLKIPHVVICVNKMDLVDFSKERFQEIVEDYKNFASDLDFKGLEFIPISALNGDNVVDTSPNMTWWKGKTLLGYLEDLEIEVDETKHEPRFPVQYVIRPQTEEHHDYRGYAGQVRSGVFKKGDEIAVLPSGLRSKIKSILTHEREVEEAFAPMSVTILLEDEIDISRGDMIVTDKHQPVVSQDLEAELCWMDAKSLVPGNKYLLRQTTGSVKSAVKEISFRIDIQTHEKLESSQLALNEIGRIKIRTAKPIAFDSYSENRGTGSFVLVDEGTNNTVGAGMIVGAY, from the coding sequence ATGGACTTATTACGTTTTATTACTGCTGGAAGTGTAGACGACGGAAAATCCACATTGATCGGTCGTCTTTTGTACGATAGCAAATCAGTATTCCAAGACCAGTTGGAAGCGATTGAAAAAACAGGCCAAGTAAATGGTCAGATCAATTTAGCACTTCTTACAGACGGACTTAAGGCAGAGAGGGAGCAAGGGATCACAATTGATGTGGCCTATAAATACTTCTCCACTCCTAAAAGAAAGTTTATCATCGCAGATGCTCCGGGGCATATCCAGTACACTCGAAACATGGTGACTGGCGCTTCTAACTCTGAGCTAGCAATTATTCTGATCGATTCTCGTAAGGGAGTGATCGAACAAACTTACAGACACTCTTATATCGCTTCTCTATTAAAAATTCCTCATGTAGTTATCTGTGTGAATAAGATGGACTTAGTGGATTTTTCCAAAGAACGTTTCCAAGAGATTGTAGAAGATTATAAAAACTTCGCTTCCGATCTGGATTTTAAAGGGTTGGAGTTCATACCAATTTCTGCCCTGAATGGGGACAATGTTGTAGATACTTCTCCAAACATGACTTGGTGGAAAGGTAAAACTCTTCTGGGTTATTTAGAAGATCTAGAGATCGAAGTAGATGAGACCAAACATGAGCCTAGATTTCCAGTTCAATACGTGATCCGTCCTCAAACGGAAGAGCATCATGATTATAGAGGATATGCTGGCCAGGTCAGGAGTGGCGTTTTCAAAAAGGGAGATGAGATTGCAGTTCTTCCAAGTGGTTTACGCTCTAAGATCAAATCTATTCTAACACACGAAAGAGAAGTGGAAGAAGCTTTTGCTCCTATGTCTGTTACTATTCTTCTGGAAGACGAAATAGATATTAGTCGCGGTGATATGATCGTAACCGATAAACACCAGCCGGTTGTTTCCCAAGATCTGGAAGCTGAACTTTGTTGGATGGATGCCAAGTCTTTGGTTCCTGGAAATAAATATCTTTTAAGACAAACTACAGGCTCTGTAAAATCCGCAGTTAAGGAAATATCTTTTAGGATAGATATCCAAACTCACGAAAAATTAGAGTCTTCTCAACTTGCTTTGAATGAGATTGGAAGGATCAAGATCAGAACTGCGAAACCTATTGCATTCGATAGTTATTCCGAAAATCGCGGAACTGGAAGTTTCGTATTAGTAGATGAAGGTACGAATAATACCGTTGGCGCCGGAATGATCGTAGGAGCCTACTGA
- the cobA gene encoding uroporphyrinogen-III C-methyltransferase, with translation MNTEVGKVYLVGAGPGNPELMTLKALRILEKAEVILYDALLDSSFLEYFPSSCLVHYVGKRAGQHSATQEEIQELIVRYSLQGKTVVRLKGGDPFVFGRGGEELLTLRKHKIPYEIIPGVSALSAGSSGAGFPLTHRGLSRQVLIMDGHTVLQEDTDWKWFAEFKGTIALFMGTSSIVQISKNLIDNGASSLVPVALVENASLKNQKTTVTSLGRIIEEGLSKQSSGPGIIYIGPVVHLIGENPELDFQGFASQGEGV, from the coding sequence ATGAATACCGAAGTAGGAAAAGTATATTTGGTGGGTGCAGGTCCCGGAAATCCGGAATTAATGACCTTAAAAGCCCTTAGAATATTAGAAAAAGCGGAAGTAATTCTGTACGACGCTTTATTAGATTCTTCCTTTTTGGAATATTTTCCTTCTTCTTGTCTTGTCCATTATGTAGGTAAAAGGGCGGGGCAACATTCCGCCACCCAAGAAGAGATCCAAGAGCTGATAGTTCGATATTCTCTCCAAGGTAAAACCGTAGTACGTTTAAAAGGAGGAGATCCTTTTGTATTCGGTAGAGGTGGAGAAGAATTACTCACTTTAAGAAAACATAAAATTCCTTATGAAATTATTCCTGGTGTAAGCGCATTGAGTGCAGGATCTTCCGGTGCAGGTTTTCCTTTAACACATAGAGGATTGTCCAGACAGGTTCTGATCATGGACGGTCACACTGTTTTACAGGAAGATACTGATTGGAAATGGTTTGCTGAGTTCAAGGGCACGATCGCTCTATTTATGGGAACTTCTTCCATTGTACAGATCTCTAAAAATTTGATCGATAACGGAGCTTCTTCTCTTGTTCCAGTAGCTTTGGTAGAAAATGCGAGTTTAAAAAACCAAAAGACAACTGTGACTAGCTTGGGTAGAATTATAGAAGAAGGTTTATCCAAACAAAGTTCCGGACCTGGAATTATTTATATAGGCCCTGTTGTACATCTGATCGGAGAAAATCCTGAACTAGATTTTCAGGGATTTGCTTCTCAAGGAGAAGGGGTATGA
- a CDS encoding precorrin-2 dehydrogenase/sirohydrochlorin ferrochelatase family protein, with product MNQLLPVFIKLENKKVLVVGGGNVALEKLQHLKDTGCKLTVISKEFKPETVRLLSFIKDAKIETREVQISDLNDFDLVYSATNDRQTNRDLVEYAKQKKIWINCADDPSLCDFYSSAYFDRGPIRVAVSTQGGFAGLAGTIRTILEEILPEDHDPELENLLEIRNLSKSKLGDPEKRKAALKFLLGEFKEKYLSTDAKS from the coding sequence ATGAACCAACTTCTCCCAGTTTTTATAAAATTAGAAAATAAAAAAGTGTTAGTAGTCGGCGGGGGTAATGTTGCTCTCGAAAAACTTCAACATTTGAAAGATACTGGATGTAAGCTAACAGTTATCTCTAAAGAATTCAAACCAGAAACTGTTCGTTTACTTTCTTTCATTAAAGATGCAAAAATAGAAACAAGAGAAGTTCAGATCTCTGATCTAAATGATTTTGATCTAGTATATTCTGCTACAAATGATAGGCAGACCAACCGTGACCTGGTGGAGTACGCCAAACAAAAAAAGATTTGGATCAATTGTGCAGATGATCCTTCTCTGTGCGATTTTTATTCTTCTGCATATTTTGATAGGGGGCCGATCCGTGTGGCGGTTTCCACTCAAGGAGGGTTCGCTGGGCTTGCAGGAACCATCCGTACGATTCTTGAAGAGATCCTTCCTGAGGATCATGATCCAGAATTGGAAAATTTATTAGAAATCCGTAATTTAAGTAAGAGTAAACTGGGAGATCCTGAAAAAAGAAAAGCGGCTCTCAAATTTCTTCTTGGAGAGTTTAAAGAAAAATATCTCTCCACGGATGCGAAATCATAG
- a CDS encoding NADPH-dependent assimilatory sulfite reductase hemoprotein subunit produces MSEQKELSEVEHIKTTSKGLRGKIGTAIETGADGFEEDDKQLIKFHGMYQQKDRDRRKDDAGEFIENPTSFMIRGRIPGGRLTSDQYMVWDDLADKFGGGALRLTTRQSIQMHTILLKDLKPIMQAVHKVNLSTMGACGDVVRNVTQALNPWGNKELTQLDPIAQLLSDHFKYKSNAYAELWLGESQLNKEDEPDPIYGTTYLPRKFKIAVTLAGNNSVDIYTNDMGFAATLDANGKIDGYFAFAGGGLGMTHNKPETYPRAADLLGWIPEKDLISVAEGIVTSHRDFGDRTNRKHARLKYVLAEKGVEWFRSEVERRSGAKFDIDRKLPKWETPNYLGWTERADGTLALGFHTLSGRIKDFPEKPLKTALKDIISGFNLSVQVTADQDLVLMGIKKEDKVVLESKLKEYNINPASPKPLYDRALACPALPTCGLALTESERTFPQLLESIQKVIDKLDLNDRAPIVRMTGCPNGCARPYSAEIGIVGQQAGGKYSLFFGGNPEGTKVGDYVAKKVPFADIPVQLEKAFEVWKNEGNANERFGDFAARYSLDKFRELLGAM; encoded by the coding sequence ATGTCAGAACAAAAAGAACTTAGCGAAGTCGAGCATATTAAAACCACCTCTAAGGGACTAAGAGGAAAAATCGGTACTGCTATCGAAACAGGTGCAGATGGATTTGAGGAAGATGATAAACAATTAATCAAATTCCACGGAATGTACCAGCAAAAGGACAGGGACCGTAGAAAGGATGATGCTGGAGAATTTATAGAGAACCCAACCTCTTTTATGATCCGAGGAAGGATCCCTGGCGGAAGACTTACTTCGGACCAATACATGGTTTGGGACGATCTTGCTGATAAATTCGGCGGTGGAGCTTTACGTTTAACGACTAGACAGTCCATTCAAATGCATACGATCCTTTTAAAAGATCTGAAACCGATCATGCAAGCAGTTCATAAGGTGAATCTTTCTACCATGGGAGCATGCGGTGATGTTGTGCGTAACGTGACTCAGGCTTTAAATCCTTGGGGAAATAAAGAACTTACACAATTAGATCCGATCGCTCAATTATTATCCGATCATTTTAAATATAAGAGTAATGCATACGCCGAACTATGGTTAGGCGAGAGCCAACTTAATAAAGAGGATGAGCCGGATCCGATCTATGGAACTACTTATCTTCCTAGAAAGTTCAAAATAGCTGTTACACTTGCTGGTAATAACTCAGTCGATATTTATACGAACGATATGGGATTCGCGGCTACATTGGATGCAAATGGTAAAATAGACGGTTATTTCGCTTTTGCGGGTGGTGGACTCGGGATGACTCATAATAAGCCTGAGACTTATCCTAGAGCTGCTGACTTACTTGGTTGGATCCCTGAAAAAGATCTGATCTCCGTTGCAGAAGGTATCGTAACTTCTCATAGAGATTTCGGAGATCGTACTAACCGCAAACATGCTCGTTTGAAATATGTTTTAGCGGAGAAGGGCGTGGAATGGTTCCGCTCCGAAGTTGAACGCAGATCCGGTGCAAAATTCGATATCGATCGTAAACTTCCTAAATGGGAAACTCCAAATTATCTGGGTTGGACAGAAAGAGCAGATGGAACTCTTGCATTAGGATTCCATACTCTTTCAGGAAGGATCAAAGACTTCCCTGAGAAACCATTAAAAACTGCTTTGAAAGATATTATTTCTGGTTTTAACCTGAGTGTGCAGGTAACTGCGGATCAGGATCTAGTTTTGATGGGAATCAAAAAAGAAGATAAGGTAGTATTAGAATCTAAATTAAAAGAATATAATATTAATCCAGCTTCTCCTAAACCTTTGTATGACCGTGCGCTTGCATGTCCTGCGCTTCCTACTTGCGGTTTAGCATTGACTGAATCCGAAAGGACTTTCCCTCAATTATTGGAATCTATCCAAAAAGTGATCGATAAATTGGATCTGAATGATAGAGCCCCTATCGTAAGAATGACTGGATGTCCTAACGGTTGTGCAAGACCTTATTCCGCAGAAATCGGAATCGTTGGCCAACAAGCTGGAGGAAAATATTCCTTATTCTTCGGAGGAAATCCAGAAGGAACCAAAGTGGGTGACTATGTTGCTAAGAAGGTTCCATTCGCAGACATTCCTGTCCAATTAGAGAAAGCATTCGAAGTTTGGAAAAACGAAGGAAACGCGAATGAAAGATTTGGAGACTTTGCTGCTCGATATTCCTTAGATAAGTTTAGGGAATTGTTAGGAGCGATGTAA
- a CDS encoding SMP-30/gluconolactonase/LRE family protein codes for MFHRSLSNPAIRILIPSILLFLIFGTFILFGWAKTDPTDYDPDDIIRQEERDILFISNVVNEKSPIEKPFGLAVDSRGSIYTGSSDGNIYKIKTDGQTELFAKTSGRALGIVFDGKENLVACVSGLGLAFYDSKGNENVLLREDSEGNPLTNLYGLDIASDGTVYFTEVSRKFSYEDSYLEELESKPNGRILSYDPRTQEVKTVLEDLYHPTGISLSSFEDFLVFGEKYRHRVSRIWLKGKKAGKDQFLITHLPGSPALISSDSQRNFWIALSSPRHIAIDKIQNFPILKKAIAALPFFFKPLEGELAYILSMNEEGDISLSLMDNTSDKLGSITSALQYGSGLLLAGFSSQKVWKWKFETLEMFF; via the coding sequence CCTAATTTTCGGTACATTTATTCTATTCGGTTGGGCTAAAACCGATCCGACAGATTATGATCCAGATGATATTATTCGCCAAGAAGAAAGAGATATATTATTTATATCTAATGTAGTAAATGAAAAATCCCCAATCGAGAAACCTTTCGGCCTTGCGGTTGACTCAAGAGGATCTATTTATACAGGTTCTTCTGATGGAAATATTTATAAGATCAAAACTGACGGGCAAACAGAACTATTTGCTAAAACTTCTGGCAGAGCGTTAGGAATTGTATTTGATGGAAAGGAAAATCTAGTCGCCTGTGTTTCCGGATTAGGACTTGCATTTTACGATTCTAAAGGTAATGAAAATGTACTTCTGAGAGAAGATTCGGAAGGAAATCCATTAACAAATCTGTACGGTTTAGATATTGCTTCAGATGGAACTGTTTATTTTACAGAAGTAAGTAGAAAGTTTTCCTATGAAGATTCCTATTTGGAAGAATTGGAATCCAAACCTAATGGCAGAATTCTTTCTTATGATCCAAGAACCCAAGAAGTAAAAACAGTTCTAGAAGATCTATATCATCCTACTGGGATCAGTTTATCTTCTTTCGAAGATTTTTTGGTCTTTGGAGAAAAGTATAGGCATCGTGTTTCTCGTATTTGGTTAAAAGGGAAGAAGGCAGGCAAAGACCAGTTCCTTATCACACATCTTCCAGGAAGCCCAGCATTGATCAGCTCAGACTCTCAGAGAAATTTCTGGATCGCTTTATCTTCTCCCAGACATATCGCAATCGATAAGATACAAAATTTCCCAATTTTGAAAAAGGCAATCGCTGCACTTCCATTCTTCTTCAAACCCTTAGAAGGAGAATTAGCTTATATTCTTTCGATGAATGAAGAAGGAGATATCAGTCTCTCTTTGATGGACAATACTTCGGATAAATTAGGATCAATTACATCTGCTTTGCAGTACGGATCCGGACTTTTACTTGCTGGATTTTCTTCCCAGAAAGTTTGGAAGTGGAAGTTTGAAACCCTGGAGATGTTTTTCTAA